The segment GCCCCCTCCAATTCAAAACAGGTATCAGAAGACCCGGGAAAAATCACCGGGTTTTTCACCAGCCGGAGAGTTCATCTTTCAGGTCATCGGCGGCCGGTTTGGCATATTTGCGGGTGGTGTCCACCGAAGCATGCCCGAGGTGGTTGGCCACCCGTGAGAGGTCTTTGACCTGTTCCATCAAACGGGTCCCGGCGTACTTGCGGAAAGCGTGAAACCCCCGGAAGCGCACCCCGGCCTGCAAGGCCACCTTGTCGATGTGGTAATGGGCGGTTTCTCTGGTGCCAAATGTGAAAAGCTGACCCTCGGGTCTGCCTCCAAGTTCCCGGCGGTATTCCCTTAAGGCTTGCAGCAGGGAAGAGGACAGGGCGATGGTGCGGGCTTTGCGGCCTTTGCCCTGATTCACCCGTAAGCGTTTACGGGATTCATCAAGGTCCTCCCATTCCACCGCCAGAGCTTCACTGATCCGCAAACCTCCGTGTGAAAGCAGAAAAATCAGAACTTTCATGGTGGCATCTGCATGCTCCAGAAAAGCCTCAACCTCCTCATCACCGTAAGGGGCATTCTTTTCCAGACTGTGGGTGTTGTCTTTGGGAAGCCGCACATCCTGAAAAGGATCTGCTTCAGTGGCCCCAGCCCAACGCAAAGCCTTGTACAAGGTGCGAACGGCAGCCACTCTGGAACGCACGGTATCGATGCTGAGGGTTTTGGGCTTTCTGGGGGGCTTGGTGGCTTTGGGGTTGATCGCAGGGGTCACCAGAAGCGCATTCACCCAGAGTTGTGGATCATCCCGCTTGGGGTTCAGCAAATTCCAGGCGTTCTGGGTGGCGTATTCCACGAACTGGCGGATGCCGGTGTGGTAACTGCGGATGGTGTGGGTGCTGGTGAGGATCTTGTTCTGGGCGTACAGGGTCAGGTACCCGAGCACAATCTCCCACAGGCCATCAAAGTTTTTTTCGGCACATGCCCGAACAGCTTTTTTGCGTTTGTCGTCGTCGGTGAGGTTGGTGAGGTGACGGGCCTGTTCAAGTTGGCCCCGGTACACTTCGAGTTCAAAGGTCATGGTGAGACCATCATAGCATTTTTACGATAAGGATAGTTATCGTAGATGGGTTTGATCGGGGTTACATCACCCCTGATCAAACCCCGCTCTTAAGCGAGACCAGATTTCTTCCTCGGTGTGAAACAGCCCGAGTTGCAGAAGCAATTGCGGCACATTGCCCCACTTGTAGAGGTCGAGCAAGATCCGGTGGGCTTCAGGCTCTGGTTGCCACTCAATCAAATCCGGAACCCATTCAGCAATCCCGGTACGGTTGGCCAGATCCACCAGCACATCAATGGCTTTGCCCGTGTCATTGAAACAAACCTGTTTGCCATGTGGCGAAACGGAAGACAGGCATTTGATCACCAGCATTTCAATGGCCTCATCCATGTGAGACTCAAAGCCTGTGCCCAACTCGTGGGATCCATCCTCCAAAAACCATTTTTCCAGAACCCTTTCTTCCAGAGTGAAATGGACTGTCAAATTGTGAAAAATGAGCTCCATGACATCGGACTGCCAGCGCTTCAGCACTTGCATCTCGTCATCTGTCTCTGTCAAATCGGCAACCTTCCAACCTTTGCTCCAGAGGCATGCAAAGTCATGAATGGACATGGTTTTTTGTTGATAAGGATAGAGGTAGGCAAACTCCAGCAAATGCCTTTCATCCGGGTCACGGATCCAGGTGAGCATTTCCGGGATCTCTTCGATCTGTGGTGCACGGAGAAGCATGTTTGCAGCGAAAAATTCCCGGTCCACATGCGGGTGTTGTTGCAGACGCCGTAGGTCATTCACTTCGAAGGCACCCACCAACACCCCGAGCAGTTCATAAATGCCTCGCAGTTCCGCAGTGATGTGGGGTTCGAGAGCTTCAAAATGGGCAGACATCATGGCTTTGAAAGCTTCAGGGTCAGGGTATTCATTTGCCAGTTGTTTCTTCCTGAAAGGATCAGACGAATAAAGCATCTCGTCGATTTCGTGAGCACAATACAGCAAATACAACAAGGCTTGTCTGGCGATATGGGCATCTCCGTGCTGCACTGCAACACACAAAAATGGAATGCCCTGTTGAAAATCCACCCGGGCGTACTCCCACAACAGGTTCCACAGGTCCATGTGCTCTGGGTCTTGTGAGTCAAACAGAATCCGACTCGGGTTTTTCCCATCCCATACAAAAGGGATCTCCCAAGGCAGTGAAAATGAAAGGTTCATCCTGCCTGCATTGTA is part of the Deinococcus misasensis DSM 22328 genome and harbors:
- a CDS encoding tyrosine-type recombinase/integrase, with the protein product MTFELEVYRGQLEQARHLTNLTDDDKRKKAVRACAEKNFDGLWEIVLGYLTLYAQNKILTSTHTIRSYHTGIRQFVEYATQNAWNLLNPKRDDPQLWVNALLVTPAINPKATKPPRKPKTLSIDTVRSRVAAVRTLYKALRWAGATEADPFQDVRLPKDNTHSLEKNAPYGDEEVEAFLEHADATMKVLIFLLSHGGLRISEALAVEWEDLDESRKRLRVNQGKGRKARTIALSSSLLQALREYRRELGGRPEGQLFTFGTRETAHYHIDKVALQAGVRFRGFHAFRKYAGTRLMEQVKDLSRVANHLGHASVDTTRKYAKPAADDLKDELSGW